One window from the genome of Kluyveromyces marxianus DMKU3-1042 DNA, complete genome, chromosome 3 encodes:
- the OSW1 gene encoding Osw1p — protein sequence MRSIPEPRQTRFNRIRRLLHKAHNCLTMKRFKRRYNVHKIKKGSRVANLRSAVPLDHIANIPTGMTHKSSNIKPLLLVSFNKGRQHSPKVRMLENNGRLRSWVSGRKFTLKKIVNNATIERDPNMADIHTVRRDVANHADLKVNYSQQGIVKSVDIPCCYTEDPKLINIGQEHTLRIRDYPSLNPNQTMRSTVRPMHKQEPLSKIFFQDMLETVSS from the coding sequence ATGAGATCCATACCAGAACCAAGACAGACGAGATTTAATCGCATCCGCAGACTATTGCACAAAGCGCATAATTGTCTCACGATGAAgagattcaaaagaagatataaCGTCCACAAAATAAAGAAGGGGTCTAGGGTTGCCAATCTGAGATCAGCAGTTCCTTTAGACCATATTGCAAATATTCCAACAGGAATGACACACAAATCCAGCAATATAAAGCCAttgcttcttgtttcatTTAACAAAGGTCGGCAACATTCCCCAAAAGTTAGGATGCTAGAAAATAATGGGCGCTTAAGGTCATGGGTAAGCGGTAGAAAATTCACTTTAAAAAAGATTGTAAATAATGCTACCATTGAGCGTGATCCAAATATGGCTGATATTCATACCGTTAGGCGAGATGTCGCTAATCATGCTGACCTAAAGGTTAATTATTCACAGCAGGGAATCGTTAAATCCGTTGACATTCCATGCTGCTACACGGAAGACCCTAAGTTAATTAACATAGGGCAAGAACATACTCTACGAATCCGGGATTACCCATCTTTGAACCCGAACCAGACAATGAGAAGCACCGTTAGACCAATGCATAAACAAGAACCTCTCTCTAAaatcttctttcaagatATGCTGGAAACAGTAAGCTCCTGA
- the DAP1 gene encoding Dap1p yields the protein MSFIKNFLTGGVKTSEDPTGLTQGSNGNNGDNNQDNKPIVEGKFYPRTLYKFNGHDDEKIFIAVKGKVYDCTQGRQFYGPSGPYSNFAGHDASRGLATNSFDLDTLKHWDEPMDTLQDLSEQEQAALDGWVSHFEKKYPCIGTLVPEPGVNN from the coding sequence ATGTCATTTatcaagaactttttgACAGGTGGTGTTAAGACTTCCGAAGATCCTACAGGGTTAACCCAAGGTAGTAACGGAAATAATGGGGACAACAACCAGGACAACAAGCCTATTGTAGAAGGTAAGTTCTATCCTAGAACTTTGTACAAGTTCAATGGACacgatgatgaaaagatcTTCATAGCTGTTAAGGGTAAAGTGTACGATTGTACCCAAGGTAGACAATTCTACGGGCCAAGTGGACCATACTCGAACTTCGCAGGACACGATGCTTCCAGGGGTCTTGCAACGAACTCCTTTGATTTGGACACTTTAAAGCACTGGGATGAGCCTATGGACACTCTCCAAGATCTTTCGGAACAAGAGCAAGCCGCATTAGATGGATGGGTGTCTCACTTCGAGAAGAAGTATCCTTGCATAGGTACTTTGGTACCAGAACCAGGTGTCAACAACTGA
- the TRE2 gene encoding putative zinc metalloprotease TRE2 produces the protein MARGQGRYHNVGQDEADEVPSNLSLDTPEPQGVDEALLPANPPEYNEADRPDILPMEFGVDNDEQLHSFSRFRQLKTRIEDSFIYPMKNNVVDPLVQLYEMASAKVDLYLSKLGNPLILRRFVYILFMSIIVYTVILSGLMPNSKSTATIGMFSDKNQLIYYASRSIDYAKLEEDMEYLSSMPHLAGTKGDYAITNYIKESFRNNGLKLMKEIAFQGYMNFPNQSELIVTSSADNKAQSFRLSKENFNPLSSNGNVEDANLIYANYGTKAEMQALKDAGLITENTILAMKYGSLPSEQILLAEKYGIKGIIFISKPFGDDGDVIQKLSAGIPQYGTGDALSPGWSSLLPKKIHLSDSKLIPHIPTIPISYNQGLKLKSLLSQNIGPNNIAFDDLWYSGNANEVKCTLKISNAEKIMHPSWNILGKIEGKEQSDKAIIIAASRDSACKGALYPNFGTASLMALLQLFQQTKYKYDWKPLRNVYFVSYDGSQYNNFGASELMETETNQLKGEVYTFLDISQLGVDPKAGKTLDIQATALLHSFFQDSKKFDVRVRNVEQYGDWTPYLANGIPTVVMGVPFVLKKDAPIATCADDFKNWSDMMKETEGSWDLVAETLTYVYEMTLRLIDEPLLPFNVKDYVMNMEHLFQDLQKQGGPQLDYSSMVQGLEDWKKIGNEWNVWVHTWNNIVMMEDEGVEPSLVSVHRWTWNKKLMNIMKRQCHPNGLPDRHFYKNVIFGPTLWTQEGGHDSWSFPGVRDAITEKNWDEAQKQINNVGNLLVSSAQSFMDETSNTF, from the coding sequence ATGGCACGCGGGCAAGGTAGATACCATAATGTTGGCCAGGATGAGGCTGATGAAGTTCCATCTAATTTGTCATTAGACACCCCAGAGCCTCAAGGGGTAGATGAGGCACTTCTTCCTGCGAATCCACCAGAGTATAATGAAGCTGATCGTCCGGATATTCTTCCCATGGAATTTGGTGTAGATAATGACGAGCAGTTGCATTCATTTAGTCGTTTCCGGCAGTTGAAAACTAGAATTGAAGACAGCTTCATATACCCTATGAAAAACAACGTTGTTGATCCGCTGGTACAGTTGTACGAAATGGCTTCAGCGAAGGTGGACTTGTATTTGAGCAAATTAGGGAATCCGTTGATTCTTCGTAGATTTGTCTACATTTTGTTCATGTCGATTATAGTATATACGGTTATCTTGAGCGGATTAATGCCAAACAGCAAGAGCACAGCAACCATCGGAATGTTTTCGGATAAGAACCAGCTAATATATTATGCAAGCAGGTCAATTGATTATGcaaaattggaagaagacaTGGAGTACTTGAGTAGCATGCCTCATTTAGCTGGCACTAAAGGTGATTATGCTATTACCAATTATATTAAGGAGTCCTTCAGAAATAATGGACTCAAGCTAATGAAGGAGATTGCTTTCCAAGGCTATATGAATTTTCCAAACCAATCAGAGCTTATTGTGACCAGCAGTGCTGACAATAAAGCTCAATCATTCCGTTTATCCAAAGAGAATTTCAATCCTTTAAGTAGTAATGGCAACGTTGAAGATGCTAATCTAATATACGCTAACTATGGAACCAAAGCTGAAATGCAAGCACTAAAAGATGCTGGTTTAATCACTGAAAACACTATTCTCGCTATGAAGTATGGATCATTACCAAGTGAGCAAATACTATTGGCCGAAAAATATGGCATCAAAGGTATCATATTTATATCAAAACCATTCGGTGATGACGGCGACGTGATTCAAAAGTTATCTGCTGGTATTCCGCAATATGGGACTGGCGATGCTCTTTCTCCAGGGTGGAGCAGTCTCCTCCCTAAAAAGATTCACTTGAGCGACTCTAAACTAATACCACATATCCCTACAATTCCAATTTCATATAACCAAGGATTAAAGTTAAAGTCTCTGTTGAGCCAAAATATTGGACCCAATAACATTGCTTTTGATGATTTATGGTATAGTGGAAATGCTAATGAGGTTAAGTGTACTTTGAAAATCTCAAATGCTGAGAAAATAATGCATCCAAGTTGGAATATATTAGGTAAGATTGAAGGTAAGGAACAGAGCGATAAAGCTATTATAATTGCTGCCAGTCGTGACTCTGCATGTAAAGGTGCATTGTATCCAAACTTTGGTACTGCATCTCTAATGGCATTACTACAGCTTTTCCAACAAACGAAGTATAAATACGACTGGAAACCATTAAGAAATGTTTATTTTGTCTCTTATGATGGATCTCAATACAACAATTTTGGGGCTTCAGAACTTATGGAAACCGAAACAAATCAATTGAAAGGTGAGGTATACACATTTTTAGATATCTCACAGCTTGGTGTCGATCCCAAGGCAGGAAAAACGCTTGATATTCAAGCTACCGCATTATTacattctttcttccagGACTCCAAGAAATTTGATGTTCGTGTTAGAAATGTGGAACAATATGGAGACTGGACTCCATATTTGGCCAACGGGATTCCAACGGTGGTTATGGGTGTACCTTTTGTGTTGAAAAAGGATGCTCCGATAGCAACCTGTGCAgatgatttcaaaaacTGGTCTGATATGATGAAGGAAACAGAAGGCAGCTGGGACCTAGTGGCAGAAACGTTAACTTATGTCTACGAAATGACTCTAAGATTAATTGACGAACCTCTGTTGCCTTTTAATGTGAAGGACTACGTGATGAATATGGAGCATTTATTCcaagatcttcaaaaacaaggTGGGCCTCAATTAGATTATTCTTCTATGGTTCAAGGGTTAGAGgattggaagaagattgGGAATGAATGGAACGTGTGGGTTCACACATGGAACAATATCGTCATGATGGAAGACGAAGGAGTGGAGCCCTCTTTAGTTTCGGTACACAGGTGGACATGGAACAAAAAACTAATGAACATAATGAAAAGACAATGCCATCCTAATGGTCTTCCAGACAGACATTTCTATAAAAATGTCATCTTTGGACCTACCCTATGGACTCAAGAGGGGGGACACGACTCCTGGTCTTTCCCCGGTGTTAGGGATGCGATTACGGAAAAGAACTGGGATGAAGCtcaaaaacaaatcaaCAATGTTGGAAATCTGCTTGTGTCATCAGCCCAATCATTTATGGATGAAACTTCGAACACCTTTTAA
- the SPT14 gene encoding phosphatidylinositol N-acetylglucosaminyltransferase SPT14: protein MSKEQEKYNVAMVCDFFYPQLGGVEFHIYHLSQKLLELGHNVVVFTHAYGDRTGIRYLSNGLKVYYIPYLVLYRQTTFPTVLGSFPVFRNLLIREQINVVHSHGSVSTFAHEAILHANTMGIRTVFTDHSLYGFNTLGSILVNKLLHFTLCNTDAVIAVSHTCKENMILRAKLDPQNISVIPNAVVSSDFTPEDGTLKASNTSGRITVVVICRLYTNKGADLLTHLIPRICSDCKTVDFIIAGDGPKFIAFQQMIENNRLQDRVELLGALRHEDVRDVMCRGDIYLHASLTEAFGTVLVEAASCGLLIVTTSVGGIPEVLPEYMTVYAEQTSVSSLIEALNKAISLMRSKKVDTSRFHGDIAQMYDWMNVAERTVNVYHRISKQDPMRKNWAVMVKRFYGQEGSWARMLYVLCAVVEYIIFYIMELIYPAKKIERAVKWKHVITNDSKK, encoded by the coding sequence ATGAgtaaagaacaagaaaagtaCAATGTAGCAATGGTTTGTGATTTCTTCTACCCTCAACTAGGCGGAGTAGAGTTCCATATTTATCATTTATCACAGAAATTATTAGAGTTGGGTCATAATGTTGTTGTCTTTACGCATGCGTATGGGGATCGCACAGGAATTCGATATTTGTCTAATGGGCTGAAAGTTTATTACATACCCTACTTGGTCCTCTATCGACAGACTACTTTCCCCACAGTACTTGGTAGTTTTCCTGTATTCAGAAATTTGCTAATTAGAGAGCAAATTAATGTGGTTCACTCTCATGGGAGCGTCTCTACTTTTGCACACGAGGCCATTTTACATGCTAACACGATGGGAATTCGCACGGTCTTCACAGACCACTCTTTGTATGGCTTTAACACATTGGGATCCATTCTAGTTAATAAGTTATTACACTTCACATTGTGTAACACTGATGCCGTTATTGCGGTATCTCACACATGTAAGGAGAATATGATACTTAGAGCGAAACTTGATCCACAGAATATATCGGTAATACCGAACGCAGTTGTCTCTAGTGACTTCACGCCTGAAGATGGGACACTTAAGGCAAGCAATACGTCTGGTAGAATCACTGTAGTTGTGATCTGTAGGTTATACACTAACAAAGGAGCTGATTTGTTGACTCATTTAATCCCCAGAATTTGTTCTGATTGCAAGACAGttgattttattattgCAGGTGATGGACCTAAGTTCATCGCTTTCCAACAAATGATAGAAAACAATAGATTACAGGATCGTGTAGAACTATTGGGAGCTTTAAGACATGAGGATGTTAGAGATGTGATGTGTCGGggagatatatatttacatgCAAGTTTAACCGAAGCGTTCGGAACGGTTTTGGTTGAGGCTGCCTCTTGTGGTCTTTTGATTGTGACTACATCAGTTGGAGGTATACCCGAAGTTCTTCCCGAATATATGACAGTATATGCTGAACAGACGTCGGTTTCTAGTTTAATTGAAGCTTTAAATAAAGCTATAAGTCTGATGCGAAGTAAGAAAGTCGACACCTCGAGGTTTCATGGCGATATAGCGCAGATGTACGATTGGATGAATGTTGCAGAAAGAACCGTAAACGTGTACCATAGGATATCCAAACAAGACCCAATGAGGAAGAACTGGGCAGTTATGGTTAAAAGATTCTATGGGCAAGAGGGAAGTTGGGCTAGGATGCTTTATGTCCTTTGTGCTGTGGTAGAATATATCATATTCTATATCATGGAACTCATTTATCCAGCTAAAAAGATAGAGAGAGCTGTTAAGTGGAAGCATGTAATCACAaatgattccaaaaagtaa
- the NIP100 gene encoding Nip100p, whose translation MNEVGIQIGDRVLVRNLSGTVRFIGETEFATGVWIGVELDDPVGKNDGSVQGVRYFELADDKKGAMFGIFSKYEEVRKLYPMSSSTPSPPSSASASTDTARLKKIIGKLEDKLLSMRTQCKTLEEQVSKATAEQSRMYLLENQLEKLTLERDDAEQRNDILLSELEQLASAHEEALKELNQYKEEVLMRRAADSDLNLEELDSLDSGTLLKQSKLMAVALSKLQLDLSKMQSQCEDLQKLNDTLGAQTQEYISTIETLEKNLSESKISLEDLQQQFEASGNSSLIIESLTTENHILASEVESLKQELDSIKQKRSEDEELETLYKEIEKELNLQIHTLQDNLSNDEALISSLKNENETLIQELKSMHKGTESPLPNHSATAVSSDIEKLQAEIAALKFQNRELEFESGVSAHKLSYVKFDEKIDRLSQIKYICEEDFKITQDPIEACKTQLVLIYYYWLIHFDIDTTLCDKKLDINAFVKCVKENKPLGLNIETIQEPNMNISNPKVIFAAINEFINGFIDSLLSYDLKIDEHDHEKVRLQYSQFQDIHKYCAKKLKEYEEFEGDVLADTNLHPMYLQFVQMVLHLKNEDDNLNKFKQNLESLSINMTAYEKETDNKENTSNSKEFQEQINYLQHTMMEKDQLIEELQLKIKVFDSKFARNEEMELTISDLKNELAVAKAKILNLQEELSNINEEHQQFLLKVRNEKYDQNNLIVTPSIQKLQEQKESFDRAALLSEIAELRRVVILREKKSSLEWTMSPLERNLQSSTKVLFQDFNNLANVMSYCIDLSNNQLETKSVTIQRHRLVSLNENLESSFAYIRGMLNSTTY comes from the coding sequence ATGAATGAAGTCGGTATACAAATTGGTGATAGGGTATTGGTACGAAATTTGTCAGGTACTGTGCGATTCATCGGAGAAACAGAGTTCGCAACCGGTGTTTGGATCGGAGTTGAACTAGATGATCCTGTGGGCAAGAATGACGGTAGTGTGCAAGGGGTGAGGTATTTCGAACTAGCTGATGATAAAAAGGGTGCTATGTTCGGTATTTTCAGTAAATATGAAGAGGTAAGGAAACTATATCCAatgtcatcatcaacaccatcaccaccttcttcagcttctgCTTCCACCGATACTGCTCGACTAAAAAAGATAATTGGGAAATTGGAGGATAAACTGTTGTCAATGCGAACTCAGTGCAAAACCCTAGAGGAACAGGTTTCTAAAGCCACAGCGGAGCAGTCAAGGATGTATCTCCTAGAGAATCAGTTAGAAAAATTGACATTGGAGAGAGATGATGCCGAACAAAGAAACGATATACTGCTTTCAGAGCTGGAACAATTGGCATCGGCTCATGAAGAGGCATTGAAGGAACTCAACCaatataaagaagaagtgcTGATGAGACGTGCTGCAGACTCAGACTTGAATCTGGAAGAACTGGATTCTCTGGACTCAGGCACTTTATTGAAGCAGAGTAAATTAATGGCCGTCGCATTAAGTAAGCTACAGTTAGACCTTAGTAAAATGCAAAGTCAATGCGAAGATTTACAGAAATTAAATGATACACTGGGGGCACAAACACAGGAATATATATCTACTATAGAAACTCTCGAAAAGAACCTATCAGAATCTAAAATTTCTCTAGAGGatttacaacaacaattcGAAGCTAGTGGAAATTCAAGCCTTATTATAGAATCTTTAACAACTGAAAATCATATATTAGCATCTGAGGTTGAGTCATTGAAGCAGGAATTGGATtctatcaaacaaaaacgttcggaagatgaagagttaGAAACCCTTTACAAAGAGATAGAAAAAGAGCTAAACTTACAGATCCATACCCTCCAAGACAATCTATCAAACGACGAAGCGTTAATATCCTCCTTAaaaaatgagaatgaaACGTTAATCCAAGAATTAAAATCTATGCATAAAGGGACTGAATCTCCTTTACCAAATCATTCAGCAACAGCAGTATCAtctgatattgaaaaattacaagCGGAAATAGCTGcattgaaatttcaaaatagAGAATTAGAGTTCGAAAGCGGCGTATCTGCACATAAACTGAGCTATGTGaaatttgatgaaaaaatTGATAGACTGTCTCAGATCAAATACATTTGCGAGGAAGATTTTAAAATAACCCAAGACCCAATTGAAGCTTGTAAGACACAACTTGTGTTAATATATTACTATTGGTTGATTCACTTCGATATAGACACAACACTTTGTGACAAAAAACTTGACATCAATGCATTTGTTAAATGTGTGAAGGAAAACAAACCACTTGGTCTCAATATTGAAACTATTCAAGAGCCAAATATGAATATATCAAACCCAAAAGTTATTTTTGCAGCTATCAATGAATTTATTAATGGATTTATAGATTCACTCCTATCTTACGATCTTAAAATTGACGAACATGATCACGAAAAGGTAAGACTTCAATACTCACAATTTCAGGATATACATAAATATTGTGcaaaaaaactaaaagagTATGAAGAATTCGAAGGTGATGTTTTGGCGGATACGAATTTACATCCAATGTATTTGCAATTTGTTCAAATGGTGTTACACTTGAAAAATGAGGATGATAACCTCAATAAGTTTAAGCAAAATCTTGAAAGCTTAAGTATCAATATGACCGCCTATGAAAAGGAGACGGACAATAAAGAGAATACTTCTAACTCAAAGGAGTTCCAAGAGCAGATAAATTATTTGCAACATACTATGATGGAAAAAGATCAGCTAATTGAAGAGCTACAACTCAAAATTAAAGTTTTCGACTCTAAATTTGCTAGAAACGAAGAGATGGAATTGACAATTTCTGATCTAAAGAACGAATTGGCCGTTGCGAAGGCGAAAATATTGAATCTTCAAGAAGAGCTTTCAAATATAAATGAAGAGCATCAACAATTCTTGTTAAAAGTTCGTAATGAAAAATACGACCAAAACAATTTAATTGTTACACCGTCTATACAGAAGCTACAAGAGCAGAAAGAAAGTTTTGACAGAGCTGCTTTACTATCAGAAATTGCCGAACTTCGTAGAGTTGTTATTTTGCGAGAGAAAAAATCATCCCTTGAGTGGACAATGTCTCCGTTGGAACGAAACTTACAgtcttcaacaaaagttTTATTCCAAGACTTCAATAATTTGGCAAACGTTATGTCGTACTGTATAGATCTTTCGAATAACCAACTTGAAACAAAATCCGTTACCATACAAAGGCACAGGTTGGTATCTCTGAACGAAAATCTCGAGTCATCTTTTGCATATATCCGAGGCATGCTAAATAGTACTACATATTAA
- the CDC31 gene encoding centrin, with protein MNNRRPSGRVAKTVDKSTLQKELLEEQKQEIYEAFSLFDMNNDGYLDYHEFKVALRALGFELSKGDILELIDRYDADGRRLIQYEDFYLVVGEKILQRDPLDEIKRAFRLFDDDNTGKISLKNLKRVAHELGENLTDEELRAMIDEFDLDDDGEINEDEFIAICTDN; from the coding sequence ATGAACAACAGAAGGCCTAGTGGGCGCGTGGCGAAAACCGTGGACAAGTCAACTCTTCAAAAGGAGCTCTTAGAAGAACAGAAACAGGAAATATACGAGGCGTTCTCGTTGTTCGACATGAACAACGACGGCTATCTAGACTACCACGAATTCAAAGTAGCACTAAGGGCCTTGGGCTTCGAACTCAGCAAAGGAGATATACTAGAACTCATCGACAGATACGACGCAGATGGTCGTCGGTTAATACAATACGAAGACTTCTACTTAGTAGTGGGAGAAAAGATCCTACAGAGAGACCCACTAGACGAAATAAAACGCGCATTCAGACTCTTCGATGACGATAACACAGGGAAAATATCCTTGAAGAACTTAAAGCGCGTAGCGCACGAATTGGGCGAGAACCTAACAGACGAAGAACTTCGTGCCATGATTGACGAATTCGATCTCGACGACGATGGCGAAATAAACGAAGACGAGTTCATCGCCATATGTACGGATAACTAA
- the MRPL40 gene encoding mitochondrial 54S ribosomal protein uL24m, translating to MSTYKHISKAGARFLEQVKMKDSNIAKMFNKFERSTMPQFLSSPLERVDESEKFTTEREWKFMPGDRVVILNGEFKGNVCAITQHDRHTNGYILDENGPTKTVPVPKQFWQAGQNSHMVSFPVPVSQKDIKLVADIDDPSRPGVSKTVAIRDIEFSGSYYDADYKKMMPYRVVVGDNKMVVPWPKPEFKPDGVLATRSEIARQQTFWVESAIKNPIPEAAFLTIRNPKSKYRRGVLTAKEISRLVAPKMPLTEEKKQYIQQKKELSGLPKRKLTDEDKEAIGSKIYQHFVKSFGAQ from the coding sequence ATGTCTACATATAAGCATATCTCTAAGGCAGGTGCGCGTTTCTTGGAGCAAGTCAAGATGAAGGACTCTAACATTGCCAAgatgttcaacaagtttgAAAGGAGTACTATGCCACAATTTTTGAGTTCGCCTTTGGAAAGAGTTGATGAATCTGAGAAGTTTACCACCGAGAGAGAATGGAAGTTCATGCCTGGAGACCGGGTTGTGATACTAAATGGTGAGTTCAAGGGGAATGTGTGTGCGATCACGCAGCATGATAGACATACGAACGGGTATATACTGGATGAGAATGGACCAACCAAGACTGTGCCGGTTCCCAAGCAGTTTTGGCAAGCCGGTCAGAACAGCCATATGGTGAGTTTCCCTGTTCCTGTGAGCCAAAAAGATATTAAGTTGGTTGCTGACATCGACGATCCCAGCAGACCGGGTGTCTCAAAGACCGTTGCCATCCGTGACATTGAGTTCAGTGGTTCCTATTACGATGCTGattacaagaagatgatgcCATACAGAGTAGTTGTAGGCGATAATAAGATGGTTGTTCCATGGCCTAAGCCAGAGTTCAAACCTGACGGTGTCCTGGCCACCCGTTCCGAAATTGCTCGTCAGCAAACTTTCTGGGTGGAAAGCGCAATTAAGAATCCTATCCCTGAAGCTGCCTTCCTAACAATAAGAAATCCTAAGTCTAAATACAGAAGAGGCGTGTTGACCGCCAAGGAAATCTCAAGATTGGTGGCTCCAAAGATGCCTCTAAcggaagagaagaagcaataCATACAGCAAAAGAAGGAGCTATCTGGCCTACCCAAACGTAAGCTAACCGATGAAGATAAGGAGGCCATTGGTTCTAAGATTTACCAGCATTTCGTAAAGTCATTTGGAGCCCAATGA
- the HNT3 gene encoding DNA 5'-adenosine monophosphate hydrolase, whose amino-acid sequence MQGDNSEAIYVIEWEDDGQGPSGVVIDGTQYGTHLFKDPSSKDKKLVSCKHCLKQFENVDTRSIVLHMNRIHPQVRRDMTYEEYMRLFKPSLMKHAHGIEKNMEKSFAIDLRKYVLCPENYQEVLYYDETATIIYDKFPKSEVHLLVLPRNYRVSNSHPTLISSETKAKLEWHIEWVKQFIWKQFTKRYKITQTDLSKERFLQEFIQYGVHSVPSMANTHIHMMTRDFHSERLKNKKHFNSFNSPFFIHWDKLPMTKDLSDKEINDRYIKNYDMICPYCSSNFKNQFSKLKVHLAEEFSKRFVTNVEK is encoded by the coding sequence ATGCAAGGGGATAATTCTGAAGCAATATATGTAATTGAGTGGGAAGATGACGGACAGGGACCCAGTGGGGTAGTTATAGACGGGACTCAATATGGTACACATCTATTTAAGGATCCATCTAGCAAGGATAAAAAGCTAGTTAGTTGCAAGCATTGCTTGAAACAATTCGAAAATGTAGATACTAGATCAATTGTACTTCACATGAATAGAATTCATCCACAAGTTCGTAGAGATATGACGTATGAGGAATACATGAGACTATTTAAGCCATCATTAATGAAACATGCACAtggaatagaaaaaaatatggaGAAATCATTTGCAATAGACCTTCGAAAATATGTGCTATGCCCAGAGAATTATCAAGAGGTTCTATATTATGACGAGACAGCTACCATTATATATGACAAATTTCCTAAATCTGAGGTCCACTTATTGGTATTACCTAGAAACTATCGGGTTAGCAATTCTCATCCTACACTAATAAGTTCAGAAACGAAAGCTAAACTAGAATGGCATATCGAATGGGTTAAGCAATTCATATGGAAACAGTTCACTAAACGATACAAGATTACACAAACTGATCTAAGTAAAGAAAGGTTCTTGCAGGAATTCATTCAATATGGGGTACATAGTGTTCCTTCAATGGCAAATACGCATATTCATATGATGACCAGGGATTTCCACAGTGAaagattgaagaacaaaaagcATTTCAACTCATTTAATTCCCCATTTTTTATCCATTGGGACAAATTGCCTATGACCAAAGATTTATCTGATAAAGAGATTAATGATAGATATATTAAGAActatgatatgatatgcCCATACTGTAGCTCTAACTTTAAAAATCAATTCTCCAAATTGAAGGTACATCTAGCGGAGGAGTTTTCTAAGAGGTTTGTAACCAACGTAGAAAAATGA